A region of the Syntrophobacterales bacterium genome:
TTCGTCCCCGTTTCCGGACGCCACAATGGTGGCGATTCCGGCGTCTCTCAAACTATCTATTGTGTCCTTGAATGGTTTGTATTGTTTATCGCAGCTCGCTTGGGTGGTATACTTGCCGCTGCCGATGCTCATATTTACCGAGGCAATATTCGTACCTCGTAGCTCGTAGACTCTTTCGAGACCCTTGAGTATATCTGCCGTGCTCGCTCCGACGCATGGAGAAACCCTCGGGTAGCAGAGCGAGGGGTGATTAAGACGGGAAAACACTTGTATGGCGATGATACTGGCCTCCGGGGCCACACCTCCCCCAGGACTTTCATTTACACCCGTCCGACCGGCCGCGATCCCTGCCACGTGCGTTCCATGGTCGCAGTTGGGGGGAGTACATCCGTTGATGACGTAAGGTATAGCCGACCCGTCGGCAATGGATTCGGAGGCGCCGTCGGGGCAGAGGGAAGAAATAAGGCCATCGCTGGTGTTTGTTGAATAACATGCCTCAGACACCACAGCGCCACTGAGGTAAGGATGGCTCTTGTCGACGCCTGTGTCGAGTATGGCAATGGCAGTGCCTTTTCCGGTCACGTCTGACCCGCGCAGATCAGTGACCCCGATTAATTGCATATTCCAGTCTATGCCTGTCGCCGGTGGAAGGAAAATGTCCTCTACGATGCTTTCAACAAGCCGGGACGAACGGAGGGCATCCAGAGTCTCCTTGTCGACAGTCATAGCCAGATAGGGAATATATTTATACCTGTAGGCGGCAGCCGATTGTAATCCATTTGAGGCGAGTTCGGAAATGACAGACTGCTGGGCGTTTGAAATGGTCGTGTAATGCGCCATTGAAAATGGAAAGGAAGGTTCAGGGATGAAACCAGCCTTGGCTCCCACTATAATTCTTACAGAACCCTTGGTTGCGGCTGTTGAGGCAAGGACTCTGTAATTATCGGGGGTTACAAACTTTGACTCATTTGCATCGTTGGCAGAGGCTTCGCCTGGGCCTGCAAAACCAGCGGCCACAAAAGCAAAAGAACTTACCAATAAGACAATATTTACCCAAATACGAATGTTGCTGATCATTGCCCCTTCACTATAAACTTTCGCCTTAGTTCAGCTTATCCGATGTATGGGAAGCCATAGGTATCAAGGGAGACACTCTCCTTGAGGGGTCTTTTCGGTGTAGTTCTAGGTATTTCATCAAAGTAACCGACCGGGGTCAATTCTACAACGGCAAACTCTTCAGGCACCTTAAGTATCTTCTTTGCAGCCTTTGCATCAAACATGCCCACATGCACGGTTCCCAGACCGAAGCCCCACGCTGCAAGGACTATGTGTTCCATGGCGATACCCGCATCAAACATCAGCCAGTCCCCTTTGTATGTGGCGGGAACTCCTTTATGATAACCAGATAGTCCTTTTTTTGCGATGATGCAGATCACACACGGGGCATTTGTAACAGCCTTTTTGGCGGGATTAGTGGGGGGCAACGTTTCGCCAAGGGCTTCCATTACGCATCGGTTTTTTACCACGATGAACCGTGGAACCTGGGTGTTGGCCCATGATGGTGCGTTTCTTGCCGCATCAAGGATCTCAATTATTATTTCGTCCGGGACCGGGTCGGTCCGGTATTTTCTCACGCTTCGTCGTTCACGTATCGCCTTAAGCAGTTCCATAGTCGCTCCTAGCACCTGATTTTCCAATATAGCGCAAGAAAGACAAGACTGTCAAGAATGATGTAGTTTTGAAGTTCCTCCTGTATTGGCCGTCTTTTAACTCTTAGCTGATTAAAGAGGGCCTGGATTTACTTATGGATTGTAGTGAAAGGAGAGCCAGACCGTCTTTCCGCTCTTATCCGTCCATTCGACCCGGTGTCTTACGTGGGCGGGAATGGAGACGTAATCCCCAGGACCCATTACTCGGACATCCCTTTCGCCCTCGAAAAGGAGACCCGCGCTGCCCGTGAGAAGGATGACCCATTCCGACGTCTCCTGATCATACCACTCCCCCGGTGCAGTGGCGTGGCCGTCAGATACAATGCGTTCCATCCTGAAGCCTTTAGTGGCAAGAAGGATCTCAAGGAGTTCTTCCTTCAGGGAATGAGGAACCATGGAATAGATGTTTCCCTGTTTTCCACCCTTTGGTGCGGGATTGTGCTTTACCATCAGGTCTCCGGTCCGGTTTTCAGGGACCGCAGGAATTCCACGACGCGATACCCCGATCGTTCGGAGGCCCTGAGAAGCAGCCCGACGAGAGAGCGATATTTCTTAACTTCAGCCTCAGTCAGGTCTTCATCTGTGGCCCTCTCTTTCGCCTCCAGCGTGACGGTTTCGGCAGCAAGAAATGAAATAAGCATGTCACGAAGGCTGTCCCTGTTGAACCAAAGGATTTCCTCATATTCGTTTACCTGGAGGAATCGCCTTGCCTCCTCATCAGCGAAAAGCCGCTCAAAGCCTTCATGGAGCTGCGCTGTGCCCATGGCTTCAAAGATATTTTCGTAATTATTGAGAAGCTTGACCATAATCGTTGCACCATATGCCGACTGGTCGTCCATCCCGAGATTCTGGAAGACTGCCGTAATGATAGGCCCAAGGTACCATTCGTCGATCAGCCTGCGGCTTTCCGCGGAACTAAGTGGTTTTTGCGTGACCATACGGCCCGAATACCTGGTGATGACCCAAGCGGCTAGAGTATAAAAGGTAGCAGGGTTCATCTCCTTTTCATGGCACGAATAGCCGGTTTCCCGGTTAGCGGACCCGTTGCCCTTTACTCTTGCTTCAGGCGGACATGACGGTGTAAGCAACAAGGATTCAAGCATGAGGCGCATAGTGTTTGCCTCTGCCACTTCGTTCCCTTGACCGTCGCCATGTTTTTTTATCTCGTGGAGGAAATTAAGGGCTTGGCCTTCCATTTCATTCATGAGGCGAGATGGGATCACCCGGTCTTTCGAAACAAGCGCTTGCGTATGAGCTTCCCAAAGTTGGCGCAATGTGCTGGCATTCATCAATTCCCGGAAAGCATGAAGCGCAGGCTGGAGAAGCATTTCGGCAAGAGATTTTTCTATGTCTGGGACTCCGCGGCCGTTAAGGTGTGAGACGAGACGTGAGTAATGGTCCCACTCGTTGTCAAAAACCTCTCTAAAATCGAGAAAGACGTGATAATCATAGGCTCCGAGTTCCAGGTAGAGGCCTTTCTCGTGGATTTCCTTATTCTTTCTTATAAATTGAAGGTTTGATGCATGGTCTCTGAAGATCGTGAAGGCGTCACCGTTGTCTTGCAGGGCGAGTCCTTCGCCAAGAGACTTCTGCGCGAGGTTTCGTGAATCACCATGGCCGGTCTTCTGTGAATAGGCTACTGCCATCTTGATCCAGCCGGCGGTCTCAGCGAATTTATTGTGATAGGCAACAACAGTATGCTGGCCGCCGTGTTTGTTTGAATAGGCAAATACATCTTCGTTCACGTGGCCTTGAGAGGTAAAGAAATCGTAGAAAAGAAAATGCTCTACGCCGGCAAACAGGTATCTCAGGCGAAGGAGAGGGAATATTTCCCGCTCGTGCCGTTTGATAAGGTGAGGGTCAGGCGTCTCGTCCCAGTATGCCCTCCGGTATTCCATGCCATATTTTTCACTGAGTCCCTCAAGTTGGCCATGACCGAACATGGGCAGACCAGGCATGGTTATCATCAAGATGCAGACGCCGAAATATTTGCCGTCCTTGTCGAACTGGTCCACTGCCGTCCGTTCGTCAGGATTGTTCATGAAATTAACGAATCTTCTCAGGACTTCTGGGTCGAATTCAAGAGTATTTTTCATGGTTTGACGGTATCCCGCGTTGTCCTCGTCCCGGAGCATATGCATGAAGGCGCTGTTGTAAACTCTGTGCATGCCGAGGGTGCGCACGAAATAGCCTTCCAGAAGCCAGAATGCTTCGGCTAGAAGGAGGGTATCGGGCGCTTCTGATGCCACGCGGTCTACGACCTCCCGCCAGAATTCCTTGGGCATGGCATGATTGAATTCTTCTTTGGCGAGACCGTGCTCCGCCCGTGTCGGGATCGCTCCCCCCGTGCCTGGTTCCGGAAACCAGAGTCGCTGGTAATGCTTCTTCGTGAGTGTCATGGCTGCATCGAAGCGGATTACCGGGAACTTTCGTGCCACGTGGAGAATAGTCTGGATCATTGCCTCTCGAACCTCAGGATTCAGGTAGTCGATCTGTGCTGTGTCGTTCCACGGCATGCTCGTGCCGTCATTTCCATGGTAGACATAACGTTCACTCCCAGTCCACCGGTCAACCCGCTTGAAAACCACTGCCGCGTCGGTACGGTTGTAATAATGGTCTTCGACGAAGATGCCCACTCTTTCATCATGGGAAAGATCAGCGCCGCTAAAGGAGTACCAAGGGTAGGGGTTGTAATCCAATGATATGAACCAGTCCGGGTGTTGAATAGTCCATCTTGAGTAAATACCCACATGGTTGGGTACCATATCGCTTGCGAGACGGATACCCCGGAGCCATGCCCTTTCTTTGAGGCTTGCGTATGCTTCCTCTCCCCCCAGGTCTTCCGCGATCTCATAGTCGTAGAGAGAATAGGCGGAAGGAACCGCCTCCGGGTTACCACACAACTGTTTAATCTTTTGTGAGGAAGGGCTTCTTTCCCAGACGCCGATCAGCCATAGTCCGGAAAAACCCTGACGAGAAAGGGTGTCCAACTCTTCGTCTGGTATCTCATCGAGACGGCTGATGGACCGCCCGAATTTTTTTGAGAGCTGATCTAGCCACACGTAGATGTTTTTAGCCATAAGGACGAGACGTGGCATCCAGTCTCTGTCAGGACTGAATTCTTCAGCTTCGCATTCAAGACCAGTGTTTTTGTACTGATATGCCCTGGATTTGCCGGGGCCAGGGAATGTGAGTTTATCTTCTTCTTTGAAGAGATCAAGTCCACCCAGGATACGCCGGATGAATCCTTTGAGGAGAATCCCCCAACAGCCCCTTATGTATTCAAGCTGACCTGAAAGAGAATTGGGCACCAATACCGCAGGACTCCTTAGCATGTCCACAAGGCGCTGGTTGTCGGGGCCAAATGTCGGCTGGGTATCGAAATACATCCTAAGCCCTGATATTATGTGGGCGTAGACGGTCGTCTGCTTAAGGGCCGTGTCGTCGAAGAATTCCATAAAAGGAGAAAAAGCCGGGTTCATATTGGCGAGCCAGAGGAGGAGCATCTCTTCAAGTACGACGACGCGGTTCGGAGTATCTCCGGTAACGCCACTTATATAGTCTTCAAGGGAGATCTCGCCCCGGTATACCGCAACAGGGGGAAACTGTTCTGTAAATTCTCTGATGGTTCTATCCACTTCATCTCTATCAAGGGTCTGATAAATAGAATTGAGGGCCTCCTCCATGGCATTCTCGTTGCATTCACGCCTGAACAACTGGATGACATAATGGAGGATTTCGTCGATAAGACCCATAGCCGATACCTGCCCTGGTTTCACCGCCTGATCGGGAAAACTCTTCAAATCCCTCTTCTGGTTGATCTTCTGGGCAAATACTCGTGCCGCCCTAAAGTCGGCAAAAATCACGTTTCCGTTAAACGAAAAAATTGAGTTGTCGAAATGATAATGGTCCCGGGCCCTTCGGGAAATGTGAAATTCCAGGACGGCTCTGTATTTCATTTATCCATGGTAGCACAGGGGTAGAATAGAGTCAATCAAAGAAGTAAGTGGCGTATGATGTTGATTTTTTTGGGGACGGTCTCCTGATAATATAAGAAAAGATACTGGGTTATGCTGACGCTGCGAGGAAGAAAGAGAGATGAAAGATTATAGATGAAACGATCAAGAGGATTGATGAAAGACTCGCGCAATCCAGAAAACATGATTAGATGGACGATAGAAATCTTGAAGAATTTGTGCAGTTTCTCGGGACTGCTAATAAGGAGACCACGGAGTTTTTTGGATAACTTTCCCATGAGTATCAAGGAAAAGATGATCGGATACGAGAAAGCGACACAAGAAAAAATTGGGTCAGATTAATTATTGGAAGGGGGAGTGACGACTGACGACTAACTTACCACCTTGACACCCAGTTCCCCCTTGTGGAGTCGTATGGTGAGTTTTTCCTCCGGGGCGACTTGGTTTTGGTCTGTCACCACTTCGTTTGTTCCGGTTTTCACCGTAATACTGTAGCCTCTCTTCAGGATATTCTCTGGATTCATATCTAGAAGACGCTGGGTAAGTGAATCGACTGCAGCCTTTTTGTCTTTAAAGTAAAAGGAAAACCCGTGAACCAGGTTGTTACCGATTTCGTCCACATACATCCGATAATTTACCATAAAATCCTTTTGCTCTTTAAGGTCCATCATCCCTTGAAAAAGAAGGAGTTTGGACCGCTCAAGGAGTTTTCTCATTCCCTGTTTGAGTCTTGCATCCATATCGGTGAGAAATGTGGATAGCTCTTTTTTGTCCTTTACCACCAGGTCTGCCGCTGCCGTGGGAGTGGGCGCCCTCACGTCGGCGGCGAAATCGCAGATCGTGAAGTCTATCTCGTGGCCTACCGCCGAGACTACAGGTATTTGGGAAGAGCATACAGCCCGGGCCACGACTTCTTCGTTGAAAGGTGAGAGGTCTTCAATAGACCCTCCTCCACGACCTACGATGATCACATCCACTTCGCCGGTCGAATTAAGATATCTTATAGCTTCCGCTATTTCATGGCATGCTTCATCACCCTGGACCTTTACAGGGCACACGAGGATGCTCATGTTGGTGAACTTGTCGAAGATAATCCTCAGCATATCCCGTATTGCGGCACCAGCAGGAGATGTGACAATTCCGATCCTTTCCGGCAGAAAGGGCAGAGGTTTCTTCCGTTCAGGCGAAAAAAGGCCTTCTTTCAGGAGCCTTTCTTTCAACATCTGGAATTTTAGTTGCAGCAGGCCGACGCCTCTTACCTCTATAACATCCACAAGAAGTCGGTATTCGCCACGCTTCTCGTAAACGTCCACCCGGCCCTTGCATATAATGGCAGTTCCATCTTTAAGCGCGCCATCGGGATATTTCCCCAGGAAATTGAAGACCACGGCTTTTATAGTGGCAAGATTGTCCTTCAGGGTGAAATAGAAATGGCCTGAAGGGTAGAGTTTGGAGTTAGATATTTCCCCTTCCACCAGCACATCCCGGAATTGGCTATTAATAGACTGTCGTATACGGGACGAGAGTTCGGATACGGTATATACGTAAAGTCCCCATTCTGTGGAAGAACGCGCCATCTACTCCTGTTTTTTGAAATAGTCCTTGACTATCTTCATGGCGCAAAATTCGCCGCACATGCTGCATACGTTGTTTTCAAGTTTCCTTTCTTTTCTGAAGTCACGTATCTTATCGGGATCAATGGCGCACGATGTCTGACCTTCCCAATCGAGGGCTTTGCGGAAGATTGACATCGCCTTGTCTTTAGCCATGGCCTTCTTATCTCCTCGTGCCACGTCGGCCGCATGGGCGGCGATCTTACATACCATGACGCCATCTCTGACGTCGGCTGGCGTGGGTAACCCCAGATGTTCGGAAGGCGTTACGTAACAGAGGAAGTCAGCTCCGTAAAAACCGGCAAGAGCCCCGCCTATGGCGGAGGTTATATGGTCATATCCGGGAGCTATATCGGTAACTATGGGGCCTAATACGTAAAACGGCGCATCATTGCAAAGCGTTTTCTGCAGGATCATGTTCGTCTCTATCAGGTTCAAAGGCACGTGCCCCGGTCCTTCTATCATTACCTGGACTCCGTTTTTGATCGCCTCCTGCGAGAGCTCCCCGAGGATTATAAGCTCCTCCACCTGGGCCCGGTCGGTAGCATCGGCGATACAGCCGGGCCTCAGTGCGTCGCCGAGACTCAGCGTCATATCGTACTTTTTAGCAATGGCAAGCAGTCTGTCATACTGTTCGTAGAGGGGGTTTTCTTTTTCGTTGACGATGATCCATTCCGCAAGGAACGCCCCTCCGCGACTTACGATAT
Encoded here:
- a CDS encoding nitroreductase family protein, with protein sequence MELLKAIRERRSVRKYRTDPVPDEIIIEILDAARNAPSWANTQVPRFIVVKNRCVMEALGETLPPTNPAKKAVTNAPCVICIIAKKGLSGYHKGVPATYKGDWLMFDAGIAMEHIVLAAWGFGLGTVHVGMFDAKAAKKILKVPEEFAVVELTPVGYFDEIPRTTPKRPLKESVSLDTYGFPYIG
- a CDS encoding cupin domain-containing protein — its product is MVKHNPAPKGGKQGNIYSMVPHSLKEELLEILLATKGFRMERIVSDGHATAPGEWYDQETSEWVILLTGSAGLLFEGERDVRVMGPGDYVSIPAHVRHRVEWTDKSGKTVWLSFHYNP
- the xseA gene encoding exodeoxyribonuclease VII large subunit, yielding MARSSTEWGLYVYTVSELSSRIRQSINSQFRDVLVEGEISNSKLYPSGHFYFTLKDNLATIKAVVFNFLGKYPDGALKDGTAIICKGRVDVYEKRGEYRLLVDVIEVRGVGLLQLKFQMLKERLLKEGLFSPERKKPLPFLPERIGIVTSPAGAAIRDMLRIIFDKFTNMSILVCPVKVQGDEACHEIAEAIRYLNSTGEVDVIIVGRGGGSIEDLSPFNEEVVARAVCSSQIPVVSAVGHEIDFTICDFAADVRAPTPTAAADLVVKDKKELSTFLTDMDARLKQGMRKLLERSKLLLFQGMMDLKEQKDFMVNYRMYVDEIGNNLVHGFSFYFKDKKAAVDSLTQRLLDMNPENILKRGYSITVKTGTNEVVTDQNQVAPEEKLTIRLHKGELGVKVVS
- the thiC gene encoding phosphomethylpyrimidine synthase ThiC; this translates as MKNQLSAAREGKITEEMERVAHDEGIDAEALRKSVAEGKATILANNGHRNYTPKGVGKGLSVKVNANIGTSSEMVDADTELRKLEMALKAGADAVMDLSTGGDLDKIRKTIISHAGIPLGTVPIYQAAVESVKKNKTITKMEPDELFDVIEKHGADGVDFVTVHCGLTQRSLERLKNQGRITDIVSRGGAFLAEWIIVNEKENPLYEQYDRLLAIAKKYDMTLSLGDALRPGCIADATDRAQVEELIILGELSQEAIKNGVQVMIEGPGHVPLNLIETNMILQKTLCNDAPFYVLGPIVTDIAPGYDHITSAIGGALAGFYGADFLCYVTPSEHLGLPTPADVRDGVMVCKIAAHAADVARGDKKAMAKDKAMSIFRKALDWEGQTSCAIDPDKIRDFRKERKLENNVCSMCGEFCAMKIVKDYFKKQE